The DNA window GGCCTTTTCTTGAAAATTTCTCGTGGAGGAAGGTTTATTCCGAAATCTGTTCGCCCAGCTGGACCAAAGGTTAGCAACATCTTTATAAACACCTTTGGTTGCAAACCTTTAGATGTCCAAATTTGACCACCTGCACGGAGGTGTTCATCGTGTATAAAATCCTTGAGAAAAAAGAGATCGCCATGAGAAACACCTGGTACAAGATTCACGCCCCCCACGTTGCCAAGAAAACCAAACCCGGACAGTTTGTCATCGTCAGGGCATTCAAAAACGGGGAGAGGATTCCCCTCACTCCCGTCATGTGGGATCCCGAGGAGGGATGGATAGTTCTCATCGTCTTCGCTAGGGGAAAAACGACGGCGAGAATGGCCGCGGAGCTGAGGGAGGGTGGCGAGATACTCAACGTTGCCGGCCCCCTGGGGAACCCCGCGGAGATGAAGAGGTTCGGGAAGATACTCGCGATTGGAGCCTACACCGGAATAGTCGAGGTCTACCCCATAGCAAAGGCCTGGCAGGAGCTTGGGAACGACGTGACCACGCTCCACGTGACCTTCGACCCGATGGTGATCCTCAAGGACGAGCTTGAGAAGGCGGTCGGCAGGCACGTTCTTGAGACGGTCCCCATAGACCCGAACCTAGACTTCCCAACGAACATGAAGAACGTCACCGGGCGGCTGACAGAGAAGGTTCGCGAGATGCTTGAGAACGGGCACTACGACCT is part of the Thermococcus sp. 21S7 genome and encodes:
- a CDS encoding sulfide/dihydroorotate dehydrogenase-like FAD/NAD-binding protein; this encodes MYKILEKKEIAMRNTWYKIHAPHVAKKTKPGQFVIVRAFKNGERIPLTPVMWDPEEGWIVLIVFARGKTTARMAAELREGGEILNVAGPLGNPAEMKRFGKILAIGAYTGIVEVYPIAKAWQELGNDVTTLHVTFDPMVILKDELEKAVGRHVLETVPIDPNLDFPTNMKNVTGRLTEKVREMLENGHYDLVFMVGPTGDQKAVFDVVREFGVPMKADLHPIMVDGTGMCGACRVTVGGEVKFACIDGPEFDAYQVAWDELIARSGYYTDMEQRAMQEYMKLFEQALQGGEQ